The nucleotide sequence GAGCCATCGGAATGTGGGCGGAAAAAAGCGGAGAAGCCTTGGAGGAGGATCGGAGGACTGGCTGACGATTTTTCCTCCTTGGAGGGAGCTGCGGCTCCCGGTCGTGACGATGGTCTGAATCGGTCGTTGCAGTCCTCCTTGCACGGGGCGACGGATTGGAGATGGTGGTCTCGTGGGTGATGGTCCTCGCTCTCGCTTGCTGCTGGCTGCGTTCGGGTGGGGCGTCGCCTTTCCTTTTGGCTTGGAATTGATGGTTCTTGTGGATTTTTTTTCTGGCACGCAGGGAATTTGGGAAAATAGATGTGCGAGAGGTGAGATTTATTTCTTTCGGTGGTGGATCCATAATAAAAAGgtccttttggttttgttttctgCAACTTTAGGATCCATCGAtttcattttcttttgttttggtgtAATTTTATCGGTTAGGGTTGCCTTTCGAAATCTTATCTCGAGTTTTTTGGGATTGTTTTGGTTACTTTAATGGATTTTCTTTTAGATTCGTGTGAAAAGATTGGGAAATGATTTTGTAGGTTTTCTCTTCGTTAAAATTTTCATCTTTCTGAATAGCATGTTATCGGGAGGAGCTTCTTGATGCTCGGTTCTGAGATTCAAGATTcggtctttcttttttttctttttatttttttgttcgtaTTAGGATAAGATTAATGACGAAAAGTTTCCATTTGGATCATAAATTTATCGTGGGATCTTATTGTTGCCTTCTGAATTGGGTCACGGATACTAAATCAACATACTTTTGGGAGTTCGAAGGGTCCTAGTAATTTCTTGAATGAAGTATGCTTTGATGCTAGTTTTCTCTTTCCCGATTACTTTTCAGTTCATAACAAATTTGTTTTCATTTGATTCTAGGCATCCGGATCAACTGCTGGAAGCTTTAGCTTTTAGGGACTTAGCAGTGTGATCTTATGAGCAAACTACAAGCTTGGGGTTTCTAGTCAAATGAAATGAACCTGGTGTCCTAGCTCAAATGTTAAGAGCATTGTTCCATGGGCTTCTAATCTCTTCCATTCTATTGTCTGCATCTGCAACTGGGATCGGTTACTCACGATGCAACTGCGATGGGGACAGCTTTTGGAATGTTGAGAACATTTTCCGGTGCCAGAAGGCGAGCGATTTCTTGATTGCTGCTGCCTACTTCTCCATCCCCCTCGAGCTCTTGTACTTTGCCACATGCTCCGACCTCTTCCCCTTCAAATGGATCGTCTTCCAGTTCGGCGCCTTTATAGTCCTGTGTGGACTGACACACTTGCTAAATGTGTTCACTTACGAGCAACATTCGTTTCTCCTGATGCTGAGCTTGACCGTTTCCAAATTCTTCACTGCCCTCGTGTCTTTTGCCACAGCAATAACCCTCTTGACCTTGATCCCTCAGCTCTTGCGAGTGAAGGTGAGGGAGAATTTCTTGAGACTAAAAGCTCGGGAACTGAACAGGGAGGTCGGCATGATGAAGATGCAGGAAGAGGCCAGTTGGCATGTAAGAATGCTGACTCAAGAAATCCGCAAGTCACTTGACAGGCATACTATCTTATACACCACTATGGTCGAACTGTCAAAAACATTGGGCCTGCAAAACTGTGTAGTGTGGATGCCTGATGAGAATAAGAAGGAGATGCAACTAACTCATCAGCTAAGGCAGAGGAGCTCCTCGGATTTGTACAGCCGTTCTATTTCTATTGACGACCCTGATATATTAGAAATCAAAGAAACCAAGGGTGTGAAGATACTTGGTACTGGCTCCGTGCTCGGGTCTGCAAGTAGCGGAGGTATGCTTGAGTCAGGAGCTGTGGCCGCAACACGGATGCCGATGCTAAAGGTTTCCAATTTCAAAGGTGGAACACCagaagatgtgcaagcaagctatgcgTTACTGGTTTTAGTCCTCCCTAGGGATGCTTCAAGGGTTTGGAGCCATCAGGAACTAGAGATTGTGGAGGTTGTTGCAGATCAGGTCGCTGTTGCCCTCTCCCATGCTGCAGTTTTAGAGGAATCACAATTGATGAGGGAGAAGTTGGTGCGACAGAATCGAGATCTGCTTCAGGCGAGACAGAACACTGTGAGGGCAAGTGAAGCAAGGAACAAGTTCCAAGTTGCCATGAGTCAGGGAATGAGAAGACCCATTCATTCCATCTTGGGTTTGTTGTCGATGATGCAACAAGACAAATTAAGTCCCGAACAAAGGCTCATCATAGATACTATCGCAAAAAGTAGCAGTGTGGTTTCGACATTGGTCAATGATGTGATGGAAATTTCTACTGTAAACAGTGAGCGAGTGTCCTTGGTAATGAGACCTTTTCACTTGCATTCTATGATCAAGGAAGCCATTACTGCTGCAAGATGTCTTTGCGATTTTAGACGATTTGGTTTCAGTTTCCAGGTAGAAAATGAAGTGCCTGATCAGGTTGTTGGTGATGAGAAGCGAATTTTTCATGTGATACTGCATATGGTTGGTACTGTTTTAAATGGGTGTGATGAAGGTTCTCTGATGTTCCGGGTTATGGGCTATCAAGGGGTCAGTGACAAAGAAGATCAGGCATGGGTCCCATGGAAATCAAACTTTTCTGATGGGTATGCTTGTGTGAAGTTTGAGGTCAGGTTAAAAGGATCAGAAACCGATAAATTGAGTTCATCGACAGTTCAGTCTTCTCGGGTACCAGATTCTCAAGGTTTGGAGATGGGCCTTACCTTTCGAATGTTCAAGAGGCTTGTGCAGGTACTATTTATCATCTCCCATTTCCCTTAAAATTCTACTCAATGACCTTAAAAGCATTTTGCATATTACACGGTTGATGTTACTGTTAACTCATGGGCAACTTACAACTTACTGCATTCCTTTCTGATCTGTCCATTTTTGTCTTGTTTTGGCTTCTGCTCTTCTTCATGAGATTTTGGAAGTTGAAAGTACCTTGAAGAAAATAAATTGGCAGTAGAAACCTCTTTTCAGTGAGACATTGCAAGTTGAAATTTTCACTAAGAAAATTACTGggttttctttctcttcctagATTGATCACATGAAAGAACTATATGTGCAGTTTGGTCACTTTAATCTTTTGAATACTCTTTAAAAGGTTCTTAAACTTGCTAAAGTGCAGTGGATCTTTCAGTTCCTTTATGTCTAATGATTCAGTGCATTGGATCTCTTGGTGCATTGGAACTCTATATTTTTAAGCGTGGGTCTTAAAACATCGTATTCTGTAGCATCTTTCATAACCTGCAAGAATCATGTTATACCTTGATAGGTGGCAGCATTTAGATATGAAATTGCTAAAAGAAATATGTAAAATACAGTGCCACAAACTCTTAGCCCCGTTCCTCGTATCATATTGCTTACATGACATCGACCTCCATAACCCACCTATGTATCCTGGTTGGTTATTAATCATGTTATAGCAATATGCAGAAGTTAGCAGTGCATGAAGCCATAAATTTTTATTGACAGAGAAATAGATGGGGATACACTTGATGGCATGCTTGGGATGAAATCATTTTTGCAGAACAAAGTAGTGAATACAGGGATCTTTATGACTGATAACCTAGCGCATCAAAATTGGAAAACCTTGTCCGAAACTCAGTCTGCCATCTTATTCTTCTCTATGGATGGTGGTTTTTAACCCACAATTACAACCAATTCCATGCATTCAGCAACTGTTTAACTATTGGACTCTGGCATACTAATATATGCTAAGACCTGGCATGTTAATCTATCATGTCATATTTGACAATGATTAGTTCCCAAGTTTCTGATGTTTTGACCTTTGATAAACCTTACAAGCCTAAACCCAATGCCCTAAGTAATTGCTTGTTGCATTTGTTTCGACCCTGACAGGATGGTTGACAAAAGGACATCAGATAGGCAGCTAATTTCAGAGTGGCTCATGAAACACTTTCTTTGTATGTGCAGATGATGCAGGGAAATATCTGGGAAGCTAAAACCCTGCAAGGCCAGTCAGAAAGTATAACACTTGCTCTTCAATTCCAATTACAACGGTTGATGGCAATGCCTGAGGCCAGAGGATCTTTTGAGCTGCATTCTACATCTGCCACCCCCAACTTCAAAGGCCTCAGAGTTCTGCTAGCTGATAGTGATGGCATCAACAGGGCCGTTACTCGCAAGCTCCTCGAGAAACTGGGTTGCCATGTCTCATCTGTTGCCTCTGGAATTCAGTGCCTGAACTCATATGGTGCCCCAGTTACACCATTCCAACTCATAATGTTGGACCTTCACATGCCCCAAACGGATGCGTTTGAGGTGGCGACGAGGATTAGGAAGTTTAGAAGCAGGTCTTGGCCTTTGATTGTAGGTTTAACAGCAAGTGCTGACGGCGATATATGGGAGAAGTGCTTGCAGTCCGGGATGAATGGTTTAATTAGAAAACCTGTAACATTACAGTCAATGGGAGATGAGCTTTATAGGGTCCTTCAGAACTCATAGAGCAGCTGTAATGCAACATGGGGCACTCATGAGGTCTCCTTCTGTCCAaatctgatttttcttttttttctttttcttttcttttttttccttttgtattCCACAGAGTTTTGTAACACCGTGGATATAAGTATGCACACTCCCAAGCATGTATACAGGATTCAGATGATGGCTTTGATTTAGCCTTAGAATTGAACACAAGCTTTGCCCTTCAACCCAATTTTAGCACTTCAGAGTTATCAGGTGCTTGCTATGGTTACTTGGATCAATCAAACTGCCCAAGAGGCATTGCCTACCCCCATCTTGATGTGTTTATGTTGTGATCTACTGGGCTTATTTGCTGTTAAAGCAGATTCGATTAAGGTGTGGCGGATTTGGTTATCACTAAATATCCATCGTTGAATTCTCGCTATAAAGATGCTGTCATTTAATTCTGAAATTTTTAGTGAATGCACTACAAAATCTGGGATTTGTATTTCAtctattcttgttttaaaaacacGCAACCTCCAAAGATGATAGTttgctattatatatatatatatatatatatatatatatatatatatatagcacacGCCTGTGGGtgatttttatgaaaaaaatttcttttttaaaGATTTTTCTCGAAAGGtgttcataatttttaatttgatatattttttctctAATATTCTAAATACCTTTTGTTGTCGTCATTTTCTCCTTTGGGCAAATATTGTCTATCGTtgtctttattttattttgtcgCCTTCACCTTACGTGTAAAGTCCTATTACTTTCGCCCCTCTGTTTCGACCTCATTGCCTCCTTCACATTCGTAGGATCTCAACAGACTTTTGTATCATCGTTTCGAAGTAGACTTGGACAAAGATTAGTGAAATGATAGTGTCACTATAAAGGCTGTCAACAGTACCGAGGAACGTTTTAAGCCACTCATTTTCAGGGGTTTCTTTCTCCATAACAATGAAAATATGAATAAGGAAAACTTAGAGTTCATGAGATGGGGATAAGAATAACCTAAGGTTCAAGAGATGAGGATGACAAAGGAATCGTGAGGGTGCAATGGGACGAAGGCAATGATCGATAATGCTCACTTACAAGAGGAGGTGATCGCAAGGAGAGACATTTAAGGTattcgagaaaaaaaaaagaagcatccaaatgataaaattaaaaagTGGGGCACCTCACGAGAAAGGCCAAAATAAAAACTCGCATGTAGTAAATTTGCAAGAACAGGGTTAGCAAGATGCTGATGATTCAACCTCGACAAAGGCTAAGGTGTGCAGATGGGATTCTTCAAAGTAACATCATACTTGAGAGACACCAATTCATAGTAACACATTGGTCGTGACCAGAAATCTCCCTGCAGCCAGCAGTAGATACTCAACAGAATGATTGATTATGATTTTGTTTTATCTACTGATGTTGTTCTTTTCCAGATGGAGAGAGCTCATGAAACGAACAAGAAAAAAGTTGGAGCACAGCGGAGCCATAATCAAAAGTTGGCTGCAAAAGCAGAGCACGCTTCTCCCAGCAAAGAGAGGCCCCAATGCCCAACAAACAGACAATGGCTGATGCCTTCCGAAAGCACATCCTTTGATGGCCGAAAGCTTTTGCCCACTCGGTGTAATCAACTTGATGTCTTGATTATAGCTCGACAATGTCGCGTGTTTCCGCTGGAAGCTTTTGGCATGCAGAGAGCAGTGGCCAGAGAGAAGCTTGCTCTCTATGGCCATGGAAAGCGACAGTTGGCCTCATCATGAATCCTCCCTCCGGACGAAATCTCATTATTTGTGCAATGCTACTTCTTCGCAGGAGATTGACCCACCATTAGCTCAAAAGCATTGCCGGGAGAAATCAAGGTCCGGGAGAGGGGGATTCCTCGAACAGGTTTCACCAGGTGATGGGAGATCTTTAATGCACCATTGAATCAACAGCAAAAGCTATCACACGAGAATGCTCGTCTCCCTCCTTCCCACCGACGCCCGTCACTCTTATATCCAGCTTTTAATTTCACTTGTGAAGGCTTCAGCTGCAAGGGTCCACATCGAGGGAGAGTCGGCTGGAGAGCCATGAATGCTCCATGAAATGTTTTCAAGTGGAGAAGACTCGCGTTAATGGCGAGTAGCTTTAAATGTGGTGGGCAAATCCTTGTACTTCTGCCAACCAACCTACAAGCAAGTAAAGTTCAACTTGTTTCTTGCACCTTTGCCCAGCCCATAATCTCATTGCTTACAAGATGAACACCTGACACATAAACACAAGATACTGGATTTGTATGTGGGCATACATTAATGTTAGCACTAATCAAACATACCTTGTCAGAAAACTATTTAATGGGGCTGCTTCTCTGACAACTTCAACAGGACACATACCAAGACTGCTCTTGAATGGAAACTTGGATGTTCAGATTTCAGAAATCAAACTCCAGTAGAGAGGTCAAGTGATAGACACATGAAGCAAACAGATGTTTTGGTGCTTGATCATTTGCCAAGATATTATGGAGAAATGGAAGAAAACATGTCATATTTCCACAAACAGGTTCTGCATATTTGTTGATCACAGGTCTATAATACAAGGgggaaaaaaaaatgtaaacacGACAAATAAGAAGTCCATGAATCAATTTGTTAGACGAAGAAAAGGGTTTATACAATGCGTGCAAATAGGATAGAAAACATAAAAAAATGAACCATTAAATTGATCTATTCGATGCTCCCTATTCAGCTGTCAGCTCACTAACTATCAACACAAAAATCACAAGATGTGGGAAGAGTACCTTTGATATATCGGAAACTTGATGCTGATTTTTTGCATTTGTAACATATTATTGGCAGCAGTAAGATCATACTCAATGTGGAAAAATTGTGCCttcaaaaattttaaagaaaCAATAATTTTTCCAAAGAGCAAAatccaaaatgaaaaaaaaaacataaattgcCTTTAATATAGGCAAGAAAGATGCCTATAATCGAGTAACTTGAAACCCGTCCACTGCCTAGTTCATAGTTTGTAAGAATAAATCTCAGTTTGTGTGTAATATAGTGAGATCAAAGGAATCAAGTCTTAAGCTCCTGCTACAACAATGAGAATCTTTAGAAAAACCTTGACCATGAAATAACAATTTAATGTATTGAATTCTTATGAAGGGAAACCTCAATCTGGAATCATAATTAACCATGAAAGGTGCTAGCTAACGAATTATCAAATTTGTGATTTGTATAAAGACGAATGATTAAAGAATCCTAGAAATGATAAAGCTGTAAAACAGAAAGCCTATGTAAACTTACTGTAGACTCACTCGAGTACTCAAAGAAGATAATAGAGAAAGATATGTAAAGATGTGGGAGAGTTGAGTGTGCATAAAAACTCACTTGGCATGGAATAATAGCCTGTCGGATGGTCTCCTTCTGTAGGGTCAGAAGAAAGATACTTGCTGAGGAGTCGGTATGCCTAGAAATGAGAAATTTAATAATGTCAAATAGGGTGGGTCGCAAGCATGAGTTTTTCCATCAAAACTATAAAATTTAGTTCTCTGAGTTACCAGAAATTCTTTCCCAAAGCGATGTATCGATCAATTTAAATATAGCAAATTAAGAGAATAAATGCAGAACGCAAGGGCATACGGTGTGCAGGCATGAAGAATCACATTGAATCAAAAGTGTGAAACTTCGACAGGTAAGTATCATCGAATGCCGAACAGAAGGGTCTACGTGCATTAGAAGTAAGAATCTATACCTTGGACAATAGAACATCAGCAACTCTGCCTCATCTACTGGAAGCACAAATAGGAAAAAAGAACACCAAAtctttatttaaatttgaataaattacaAGCGAAGCTAAGATATGTATTGCATATGCCAATCCATACAATCATCAAAGTCCAAACTACTAGTACAATCCAACAAAGCATTTCGCTGCTGTTCATACCGGCAAATGTAATTCAACCCTACCAGAAGCTCACAAATAGCTACCTCTGTCTTCTCCCTGTCAGCAAAATATAAAGTTTGAAGCAGCAGAAGATTTGCCCTCGATATAATTTGCTGTTGCTCGAAGTTCCGTTCGGTCTGCCAACGTATCATCTCATAAGCCATTGGTGAAAGCCAGCTCAAAATCTTATCAAGCGCTTCCTTCCAATCATGTGCAAGTGGCGCATCATAAATAGCTAGATTCTTCACATATGACTTGAGACTCTTTCTGAGACCTGCCCTTAAGCTTGAGGGCAACATCTGGTATAGGTCATCTCTTGCATCCTCCCCGACCAGATGCGGATGCTTCAGTAACTTctctatgatgattatgatatTTGCATAATGCAATGCAAGAGCTGAACCACCCACCGTGGAGGGTGAGGCGAGCATCGTAAGCTTACTAATTGGTCCAAGTTTTGATCTCTTGCCACTCATGTCCTGTGTTACTTGACCACTAAATGGAACTAAAGGACCAGATGCAGGACGACTGATGCGGCTCTCATTCTCGAATTTGTCATTGCCCTCTTTTAATAAAGCAGAGCTGCCTAAGCTGAGGCACTCCATGAAAAGCCTACCGGGACTTGCCCCACAATGGAATCGGAGGCCCTCCGCCCTCCGGAAATTCACATCAGTAAAAGCATCAGAAGCTACCTTAGGAATCTGATCGGACTTGCCATCTATAGAACCTGATCTTAGGGACCCTGAATGAATTGGGTGATGAACTGAATTAATGATTTGCTCCGAAAGCTGACAACGTTGATCAGCAACTAGGCTATCCAAGCTGCTAATTGTCTCCCCAAACACCAGGCATATCCGGGAATGAATGGTGCAGACAGCTCGGGCAAGGAGGAGGACGACCTTGTCGTAAACCTGGTTCCAAAGGGAAGATTCGCGTAGGTGCTTGATGTCTTGGCGGTGCCACTCGATCTTCTGGTCAAAGGCCCGTCGGCTCTCATCGTGGACTGGGTTTTGGTGGAGCTTCTTGGCAGCATGCTCTAGCTCCGTGAGGACCTCCAACTCGGCATAGAGCGCTGCGGTGGCGGAGACAAAGCGCTCCATCTTCCGGATAGTGCCATCCATGTCCTTGGAGAGGAAGCCGAGTCGGGAAGGGTCGATTCGGCCGGCAAGGAGGTCGGAGTAGACGTGCTCGAAGCCGACGAGGGCCGGGTGGGAGCACCGGCGGCCCATGCGAGAGGCGACGGCAGCAACGCCGTTGAGGTCGTCCAGCATCTCGGCGAGGGCGAGGGACAGAAGCAAGGGTTCGTCGGTGGAGACGAGGTGGCGGACGCCGTGGGAGGCGAGGGTCTGGGAACGGAACTTGGCCATCTCAGATTCGGAAAGGGAGCGGTATAGGCTGATGGCGCGCGACATGGCGCTGGCGACCTCGAAGGAGAGTATCCCAACGGTGGCGGCGGAAGGCGACGGATTTGAGCCgtcattcttcttctttctcttggcGGCGGCGACGGAAGTCCGCATCTTGTTAATCCAGGGCTCCGCCACCATGGCTAGGGTTTCAGACGAGCCGTGGACAGATCTAACAAAGTCCGTGGCTCTTTCTGCGCCTCCTATCACATTCAAACTAGGCTTCTGCAAGGAGAAAGAAACAAGAAAATGAAATCAGTAGTCAGAATCAAGTAAGAATCCAAGACCTACCGGGACACAAAGAAAGCACCGATCTTTACCGGATAGGAAGTTCGCCAGCATGCAATTTCAGCAGGAACAAATGGAATCTTTCCATTCTCCTCCTCGATTCCAAAGATCTCATCTTTCCTGCTTCCACCCGAACTCCATTAATCTCAGTCAGCCAGCCACTCGGAGAACACAGTTCAAACCTGCACTCAACAGAACCTAGCGAGGGCTGCAGAAGGGATGGGTGAGGGCAGAAGAACGGACGAGACGAGGAAAGGAGTCGCTTTCCGGAGTTCGAATTGGCAGAGAGCATTCGGAAGGactccttcttcctcctttcaGAGAGAGAAAGGGCAGTAATTAAATGAGGGAAGGACGGGGAGAGCGTTTAAACGAGGAGGAAGGAAGAGAGCAGCGAGGGCAGTTTGTGGTGCCATTTCATTTATCGGACCTCATCGCAAGAAGTCGACCTGTCACGTGGAAAATTATAATGTATCTTCAGTCATCGACGCGGCACCCGATCGTGTACTCCTCAGTTGATTGGTGCAAGACGTGGGCCCCGTAGTCGGGTCAGGTCGCAGTTAGCGTCAGTTATTCTTTGGACTTGTGCCGGGCAAGCGGCTGAAT is from Musa acuminata AAA Group cultivar baxijiao chromosome BXJ3-8, Cavendish_Baxijiao_AAA, whole genome shotgun sequence and encodes:
- the LOC103994520 gene encoding uncharacterized protein LOC103994520, producing the protein MVAEPWINKMRTSVAAAKRKKKNDGSNPSPSAATVGILSFEVASAMSRAISLYRSLSESEMAKFRSQTLASHGVRHLVSTDEPLLLSLALAEMLDDLNGVAAVASRMGRRCSHPALVGFEHVYSDLLAGRIDPSRLGFLSKDMDGTIRKMERFVSATAALYAELEVLTELEHAAKKLHQNPVHDESRRAFDQKIEWHRQDIKHLRESSLWNQVYDKVVLLLARAVCTIHSRICLVFGETISSLDSLVADQRCQLSEQIINSVHHPIHSGSLRSGSIDGKSDQIPKVASDAFTDVNFRRAEGLRFHCGASPGRLFMECLSLGSSALLKEGNDKFENESRISRPASGPLVPFSGQVTQDMSGKRSKLGPISKLTMLASPSTVGGSALALHYANIIIIIEKLLKHPHLVGEDARDDLYQMLPSSLRAGLRKSLKSYVKNLAIYDAPLAHDWKEALDKILSWLSPMAYEMIRWQTERNFEQQQIISRANLLLLQTLYFADREKTEVAICELLVGLNYICRYEQQRNALLDCTSSLDFDDCMDWHMQYIS
- the LOC135645775 gene encoding ethylene receptor 2-like, which gives rise to MLRALFHGLLISSILLSASATGIGYSRCNCDGDSFWNVENIFRCQKASDFLIAAAYFSIPLELLYFATCSDLFPFKWIVFQFGAFIVLCGLTHLLNVFTYEQHSFLLMLSLTVSKFFTALVSFATAITLLTLIPQLLRVKVRENFLRLKARELNREVGMMKMQEEASWHVRMLTQEIRKSLDRHTILYTTMVELSKTLGLQNCVVWMPDENKKEMQLTHQLRQRSSSDLYSRSISIDDPDILEIKETKGVKILGTGSVLGSASSGGMLESGAVAATRMPMLKVSNFKGGTPEDVQASYALLVLVLPRDASRVWSHQELEIVEVVADQVAVALSHAAVLEESQLMREKLVRQNRDLLQARQNTVRASEARNKFQVAMSQGMRRPIHSILGLLSMMQQDKLSPEQRLIIDTIAKSSSVVSTLVNDVMEISTVNSERVSLVMRPFHLHSMIKEAITAARCLCDFRRFGFSFQVENEVPDQVVGDEKRIFHVILHMVGTVLNGCDEGSLMFRVMGYQGVSDKEDQAWVPWKSNFSDGYACVKFEVRLKGSETDKLSSSTVQSSRVPDSQGLEMGLTFRMFKRLVQMMQGNIWEAKTLQGQSESITLALQFQLQRLMAMPEARGSFELHSTSATPNFKGLRVLLADSDGINRAVTRKLLEKLGCHVSSVASGIQCLNSYGAPVTPFQLIMLDLHMPQTDAFEVATRIRKFRSRSWPLIVGLTASADGDIWEKCLQSGMNGLIRKPVTLQSMGDELYRVLQNS